Proteins encoded within one genomic window of Sphingosinicella ginsenosidimutans:
- a CDS encoding adenosine kinase, whose product MIETRLDVLAIGDAVVDVLASAEESLLLEEGLVKGSMQVLDAEGATRLYAKMSQAREVSGGSAANTMAGVAALGGRAGFVGQVAKDQLGEIFTHDIRAHGVEFETPPIDSGTPTGRCLILVTADAQRTMNTYRGAAHELAASALDPDQIRGAAILYLEAYLWRSEGPRAAMAEAMRIAHEAGRKVAFTLSDIACIKPHRAEIVAMLERGDIDLLFANEAEIRALAGIEDRDAAIAAIEAKVPLLVVTCGADGAMASQGGRRVSVPIARIGKGVVDTTGAGDLFAAGFLVGQARGESLEESLRIGSIAAAEVISHFGARPEADLRALVAAT is encoded by the coding sequence GTGATCGAGACCCGACTGGATGTGCTGGCGATCGGCGACGCCGTGGTGGACGTGCTCGCCAGCGCCGAGGAATCGCTTCTCCTCGAGGAGGGGCTCGTCAAGGGATCGATGCAGGTGCTCGATGCCGAGGGCGCGACACGGCTCTATGCCAAGATGAGCCAGGCGCGCGAGGTGAGTGGCGGATCGGCGGCGAACACGATGGCCGGCGTCGCGGCGCTCGGCGGGCGCGCCGGCTTCGTCGGCCAGGTCGCGAAAGACCAGCTCGGCGAGATTTTCACCCACGATATCCGCGCGCACGGCGTCGAGTTCGAAACGCCGCCGATCGACAGCGGTACGCCGACGGGGCGATGCCTGATCCTCGTCACCGCCGATGCCCAGCGCACGATGAACACCTATCGCGGCGCGGCGCATGAGCTTGCGGCGAGCGCGCTCGATCCGGACCAGATCAGGGGCGCGGCGATCCTCTATCTCGAAGCCTATCTGTGGCGCTCCGAAGGGCCGCGCGCGGCGATGGCGGAGGCGATGCGGATCGCGCATGAAGCGGGCCGGAAGGTCGCCTTCACCCTTTCCGACATCGCCTGCATCAAGCCGCACCGCGCCGAGATCGTCGCGATGCTGGAACGGGGCGATATCGACCTCCTCTTCGCCAACGAGGCGGAAATCCGCGCGCTTGCCGGGATCGAGGATCGCGACGCCGCGATCGCGGCGATCGAGGCGAAGGTGCCGCTGCTCGTCGTCACCTGCGGCGCGGACGGCGCGATGGCCTCGCAGGGCGGGCGGCGCGTCTCGGTTCCGATCGCGCGGATCGGCAAGGGCGTGGTCGACACGACCGGCGCCGGCGATCTCTTCGCCGCCGGCTTCCTGGTCGGCCAGGCGCGGGGCGAGAGCCTTGAGGAGAGCCTTCGCATCGGATCGATCGCGGCGGCGGAGGTGATCTCCCATTTCGGCGCGCGGCCGGAGGCGGACCTCAGGGCACTGGTGGCGGCGACGTGA
- a CDS encoding queuosine precursor transporter, whose amino-acid sequence MTNDQSPAIPRSLFLYAIFYGGMVCIAGVLGNKQVALPGGLAVEAGIFAFLLLVITSSAVAELSGGATANRLVRFGFVPLIASILLAELVLAIPPSPGMDPARRDAFALMMGGTPRIWIAGIVAYGVSQTLNVTIFSWLKGREGAKLLWLRAGTASILSQIVDTFLFVSIAFWGVFPIAELLIGQMIAKVVLSAIVVPPLIYLFVGLGRRLDAGA is encoded by the coding sequence ATGACCAACGATCAAAGCCCCGCGATCCCGCGCTCGCTCTTCCTCTACGCGATCTTCTACGGCGGCATGGTCTGCATCGCCGGCGTGCTCGGCAACAAGCAGGTGGCGCTGCCCGGCGGCCTCGCGGTCGAGGCCGGCATCTTCGCCTTCCTCCTCCTCGTCATCACCTCCAGCGCGGTCGCCGAGCTGAGCGGCGGCGCGACCGCCAACCGCCTCGTGCGATTCGGCTTCGTGCCGCTGATCGCCTCGATCCTGCTTGCCGAGCTCGTCCTCGCGATTCCGCCCTCGCCGGGCATGGACCCGGCCCGCCGCGACGCCTTCGCGCTGATGATGGGCGGGACGCCGCGCATCTGGATCGCCGGCATCGTCGCCTATGGCGTGTCGCAGACGCTCAACGTCACCATCTTCTCCTGGCTCAAGGGCCGCGAGGGCGCGAAGCTGCTGTGGCTGCGGGCCGGGACCGCGAGCATCCTCTCGCAGATCGTCGACACCTTCCTGTTCGTGTCGATCGCCTTCTGGGGCGTTTTCCCGATCGCGGAGCTGCTGATCGGCCAGATGATCGCGAAAGTGGTGCTCTCCGCGATCGTGGTCCCGCCGCTCATCTACCTGTTCGTAGGGCTGGGGCGGCGGCTGGACGCCGGCGCCTAG